The following are from one region of the Acidobacteriota bacterium genome:
- the adhE gene encoding bifunctional acetaldehyde-CoA/alcohol dehydrogenase: MITSEVVQERVKTQPATETLSVERIAYLETLVRQAKTAAAVFTQFTQEDVDRIVKPMVLAGLEHAQHLAQLAVEETKIGVMEDKVIKNMVATEFAYNYVKDKRTVGVIREFPERNLVEMAEPIGVIFSLTPITNPTSTVLFKCIMAIKTRNAVIFSPHPNAWRCCSEAVKIMYEAALKNGAPEGVFTCLETHTLQDNAYLMHHKDVGLIDATGGPGAVKAAYSSGKPALGVGPGNTPVYLEKTADLSTAVVDIILSKTFDNGTICASEQTVVIDDEIYEVVLKKFAELRAHICNEKETELLERTVIDPETGFMHPMAVGQKATDIARRIGLSVKPNTKLLIAPIRGVGREHPLSVEKLFPLLSVYRAKSVDEALKVCIDVNHAGGLGHTAVIFSRNDEIIRKFGEVINAGRILVNSPGSVGAVGAIYNDLVPTFSFGCGTGGGNSTTDNVNIYHYLNIKRVARRTQAHMWFRVPNQIYFNRNAVENLRQFPSQCTFIITNPSLEKFGHVDIVRRYIPAQTHVHVSVIPDAEPEIKVVMQGVDALNFYKADQIIALGGGSVIDAAKIMKLKYESPDADLQELAAPFLDLRKRVVQYPTEKTNRARLIAIPTTSGTGSEVTPFAVLTDKEHGRKVTLADYSLTPDVAIVDSQFVMSMPKGLTADTGIDCLTHALEAAVSTLASPYTDCNAMQAIRMAFKYLPIACENPRDEEARSMMHNAACIAAMAFSNAAVGVNHALAHAFGARFGVPHGRANALMLPHVIAYNAGVPTKFLPSPYQQGYVANKKYATIADLLGLGGQTIDEKVQNLVVAIENLLDQLDVPRSIADLGISKEEFERAMPDLARLAFDDPSWRSNPRMPLISELADMFWQAYRGRGMENVINTAQQQTA; the protein is encoded by the coding sequence ATGATCACAAGTGAAGTAGTGCAGGAGCGGGTGAAGACCCAGCCTGCGACAGAAACTCTCAGTGTCGAACGGATTGCCTACCTTGAAACGTTAGTCCGTCAAGCTAAAACTGCCGCCGCCGTCTTTACCCAATTCACGCAAGAAGATGTGGACCGCATCGTCAAGCCGATGGTGCTGGCCGGCCTGGAACACGCCCAACATCTCGCCCAGCTTGCGGTCGAGGAAACCAAGATTGGTGTGATGGAAGACAAGGTCATCAAGAACATGGTGGCCACGGAGTTTGCCTACAACTATGTCAAGGATAAGCGCACGGTCGGCGTGATTCGCGAGTTTCCGGAACGCAATCTGGTCGAGATGGCGGAACCCATCGGCGTCATCTTCTCGCTTACTCCCATCACGAACCCCACGTCCACGGTGCTCTTCAAATGCATCATGGCGATCAAGACGCGGAACGCTGTAATTTTCAGCCCGCATCCGAACGCCTGGCGTTGCTGCTCTGAGGCCGTGAAGATCATGTATGAGGCAGCGCTGAAGAATGGCGCACCCGAAGGCGTTTTCACCTGTCTCGAAACCCACACCTTGCAGGACAACGCTTACTTGATGCACCACAAAGATGTTGGCCTGATCGATGCCACGGGCGGACCGGGCGCGGTGAAGGCGGCTTACAGTTCAGGCAAACCGGCGCTCGGTGTGGGGCCGGGCAATACGCCGGTCTATCTGGAAAAGACAGCCGACCTGAGCACGGCAGTCGTGGACATCATCCTGTCGAAGACCTTCGACAACGGAACGATCTGCGCCTCTGAGCAGACGGTAGTAATCGACGATGAAATCTATGAAGTGGTGCTGAAGAAATTTGCGGAACTGAGGGCGCACATCTGCAACGAGAAAGAAACCGAACTGCTGGAGCGCACGGTCATCGATCCGGAAACAGGATTCATGCATCCGATGGCGGTCGGACAGAAAGCGACTGACATTGCTCGCCGCATCGGTCTTTCCGTGAAGCCAAACACCAAGCTCCTGATCGCTCCGATTCGGGGAGTGGGCCGCGAACACCCATTGTCGGTGGAGAAACTCTTCCCCTTGCTCTCGGTATATCGCGCAAAGTCGGTCGACGAGGCGCTTAAGGTGTGTATCGACGTCAATCATGCGGGCGGTCTGGGGCATACGGCCGTCATCTTCTCGCGCAACGACGAAATCATCCGTAAATTCGGCGAAGTGATCAACGCAGGCCGGATTCTCGTGAATTCGCCAGGTTCGGTCGGGGCCGTGGGCGCCATCTACAACGATCTGGTACCAACGTTCTCCTTCGGATGCGGCACCGGTGGCGGCAACAGCACCACCGACAACGTGAACATTTATCACTACCTCAACATCAAGCGCGTCGCCCGCAGGACACAGGCCCATATGTGGTTCCGAGTTCCCAATCAGATCTATTTCAACCGCAACGCGGTGGAGAATCTGCGGCAGTTTCCATCGCAGTGCACGTTCATCATTACGAACCCCTCGCTGGAGAAGTTCGGTCACGTTGACATTGTCCGGCGATACATTCCCGCGCAGACTCACGTCCACGTTTCGGTCATTCCCGATGCTGAACCCGAAATCAAAGTCGTGATGCAGGGAGTGGACGCACTCAATTTCTATAAGGCGGACCAGATTATTGCGCTCGGCGGCGGATCGGTGATCGACGCAGCCAAGATCATGAAGCTCAAGTACGAATCGCCGGACGCAGATCTCCAGGAACTGGCCGCGCCTTTTCTGGATCTGCGCAAGAGAGTGGTCCAGTACCCCACAGAAAAGACGAACCGCGCTCGACTCATTGCGATCCCGACCACGAGCGGAACGGGAAGTGAAGTGACTCCGTTTGCGGTGCTGACCGACAAAGAGCATGGCCGCAAAGTAACTCTGGCTGACTATTCGCTGACTCCGGATGTGGCGATTGTCGATTCGCAATTTGTGATGTCGATGCCGAAAGGACTTACTGCCGACACCGGTATCGATTGCCTGACGCACGCGCTCGAAGCTGCCGTGTCAACCCTGGCATCGCCTTACACGGATTGCAACGCAATGCAGGCGATCCGCATGGCCTTCAAGTATCTGCCGATCGCTTGCGAGAATCCGCGCGATGAAGAAGCACGCAGCATGATGCACAACGCAGCGTGCATTGCGGCGATGGCGTTTTCGAACGCGGCCGTAGGCGTGAATCACGCGCTCGCGCACGCATTCGGAGCGCGCTTCGGCGTGCCGCACGGGCGGGCCAATGCTCTCATGCTGCCGCATGTAATTGCGTACAACGCGGGCGTGCCCACGAAGTTCTTGCCGTCTCCTTATCAGCAGGGTTACGTCGCCAACAAGAAATACGCGACCATCGCGGACTTGCTCGGCCTGGGTGGACAGACGATTGACGAAAAGGTACAGAACCTCGTTGTGGCGATAGAGAATCTGCTCGACCAACTCGATGTGCCACGCTCGATCGCAGACCTGGGAATCTCGAAGGAAGAATTCGAGCGGGCCATGCCGGATTTAGCCCGGCTGGCATTTGACGATCCGTCCTGGCGGTCGAATCCCCGGATGCCGTTGATCAGCGAATTGGCCGACATGTTCTGGCAGGCCTATCGGGGAAGAGGCATGGAGAACGTCATCAATACAGCTCAGCAACAAACCGCGTAG
- a CDS encoding STAS domain-containing protein, with the protein MAVLAVWLKVDEKRIVQMLEAAGKKLESADGEVVLDFSAVRRIDPGAVRAMEEFAMIADDKCVKVILRGVNVDVYKVLKLVKVASQFSFVS; encoded by the coding sequence ATGGCAGTGCTTGCAGTGTGGCTCAAGGTTGATGAGAAACGTATCGTCCAGATGTTGGAAGCGGCCGGCAAGAAGCTGGAGAGCGCGGACGGTGAAGTGGTGCTCGATTTTTCGGCGGTACGCCGCATCGATCCGGGCGCGGTGCGGGCGATGGAAGAGTTCGCCATGATCGCGGACGATAAATGCGTCAAAGTCATTTTGCGCGGAGTGAATGTCGACGTCTACAAGGTGCTTAAGCTGGTCAAGGTGGCGTCTCAGTTTTCTTTTGTGAGCTGA
- a CDS encoding wax ester/triacylglycerol synthase family O-acyltransferase: MQNHSSSDRLSWGDSVFLYLEREGMPLNVAGVSVLEGEIPFETYLRFVESKLPLIPRFLKRIVPSPFNIGLPSWDYDPKFDLRNHVRKTTLKHGTDAELKTVAGKLFSQVMDREHPLWDLTLVHGLKGKRTAIIARLHHCLADGIAAVGIMSLLMDSSPAVPDLPKTKRPFRIPAPHGAQSPLLDGLTNSYGNFVDRLLSAWTDILNIAERSLAEGGAPPAEEFSSLLPELTSSTERLGFNVLYKGPQKFAWAEISLEEVKAIRQKCGTSVNDVLLALVTSTMRRYSELHGETVKGRLLRMMVPVNVRGTTASSELGNRISLVPVTIPLDIRHPKKLLAAVHSRTEFLKRSHAAELISLAGGLIGILPSSMQAVTGPMISRLHFTPFNMVCTSVPGPQVPLYVLGHKMVHWYPYVPVGGEMAVNCAILSYNGMVYFGFSGDVHIAPDLGRLENFLQASFTELREAARVSPRKKSKKRAPRVKAPVVSKPAPVRAKTVRVSANAPIVAAEAPVSTPDPVVAEDKVLSQMIA; the protein is encoded by the coding sequence ATGCAGAACCATTCGAGCAGTGACCGCCTGTCCTGGGGCGACAGCGTTTTTCTGTATCTGGAACGCGAAGGCATGCCGCTCAACGTGGCCGGAGTCAGCGTGCTGGAAGGCGAGATCCCGTTCGAGACCTATCTGCGGTTTGTCGAGTCGAAGCTGCCCTTGATTCCGCGTTTCCTCAAGCGTATCGTCCCTTCTCCTTTCAATATTGGCCTGCCGAGTTGGGATTACGATCCCAAATTCGATCTTCGCAACCACGTCCGCAAGACTACGCTCAAGCATGGTACCGATGCGGAATTGAAGACAGTTGCCGGGAAGCTATTCAGCCAGGTGATGGACCGGGAACATCCCTTGTGGGATCTGACGCTGGTCCACGGGCTGAAGGGCAAGCGCACCGCCATTATTGCCCGATTGCATCACTGCCTAGCGGATGGAATCGCCGCGGTGGGGATCATGAGCCTGCTGATGGATAGCAGTCCGGCGGTGCCTGATCTGCCGAAAACGAAACGTCCCTTTCGCATTCCTGCGCCGCATGGCGCGCAGAGCCCGCTGCTCGATGGCCTGACAAATTCGTATGGCAATTTTGTCGACCGGCTCTTGTCCGCATGGACAGACATTCTGAATATCGCGGAACGAAGCCTTGCTGAAGGAGGCGCTCCGCCAGCGGAAGAATTTTCAAGTTTGCTTCCGGAACTGACATCGTCCACCGAGCGGTTGGGATTCAACGTCCTCTATAAAGGGCCGCAGAAATTTGCGTGGGCCGAAATTTCGCTCGAGGAAGTGAAAGCGATCCGACAGAAATGCGGGACCAGCGTGAATGACGTTCTGCTTGCCCTCGTGACCTCGACTATGCGGCGGTATTCAGAACTGCATGGCGAGACCGTGAAGGGACGCCTGCTGCGCATGATGGTTCCAGTGAATGTGCGCGGAACGACTGCTTCGAGCGAATTGGGGAATCGCATCTCGCTTGTGCCCGTCACGATTCCGCTGGATATTCGGCACCCGAAGAAACTGCTGGCGGCGGTCCACAGCAGAACCGAATTTCTCAAACGATCGCATGCAGCCGAACTAATCAGTTTGGCGGGCGGACTGATTGGCATCCTGCCGAGTTCGATGCAGGCGGTTACCGGACCCATGATCAGCCGGTTGCATTTCACGCCTTTCAACATGGTATGCACGAGCGTGCCGGGACCGCAGGTCCCGCTCTATGTGCTCGGCCACAAGATGGTGCACTGGTATCCGTATGTGCCGGTGGGAGGCGAGATGGCCGTCAATTGCGCCATCTTGAGCTACAACGGCATGGTGTATTTCGGCTTCAGCGGAGACGTCCATATTGCACCGGACCTGGGACGCCTGGAGAACTTTCTGCAAGCGAGTTTTACAGAATTGCGGGAAGCGGCCAGAGTCAGTCCGCGCAAGAAAAGCAAGAAGAGAGCGCCGCGTGTGAAGGCGCCAGTTGTATCCAAACCGGCACCGGTACGGGCCAAGACGGTTCGTGTGTCCGCGAACGCGCCGATAGTCGCTGCGGAAGCGCCGGTTAGTACCCCAGACCCAGTGGTTGCAGAAGACAAGGTTCTGTCGCAAATGATTGCCTAG
- a CDS encoding (Fe-S)-binding protein, with product MEGTQSVTQVASWLTSGGILYLAIDLLGLACFSYILSKRLSPLLRSERDFRFDRPLARMSKVLKFWLGQWKQPRYLLAGVLHIFLFAGFLILLVHSFSLIMLGVFENFTMPGLSGKAGEFYNLLTDYASTLVFLSAAIAAIRRAVFKPARYVVPAQYGKDHTAEAVLILGLIAALMVADSFFTASKVVAQAQLGPAAEFLPVVSLPWMFSKILFSLPLATLRTVYRGAYLVHELTFFTFLCFLPLGKHFHVITSFFNVYFAKLDRGTLKPVRWGVDEAHLDQVKSFGVKTFEDFTWKHIVDFYSCADCGRCSDNCPANAVGRPLSPRFLTIKAREYAFQHFPIFGQAGNGTPLIGGIYSEDEIWSCTTCGACEEECPLLVEYIDKIVDLRRGMIDEGNVPQSLQKPLKALESRGNPYGKMEKKRPDWAKTKEFQPTCDVKRLDGKNGADTLYFVDSITSYDDRTQAIGRATAKILDQLGENFGILGAAEKDSGNEVRRFGEETLFLALRDHNTEAIQAAGVKRIVTADPHAYNTLKHDYKDMPPVEHISQVIASEVKAGKIKFNPVDNGGNAYTYHDPCYLGRHNQIYDDPRNVLDAIPGLKRVEMDRSRDRSFCCGGGGLMLFYEPKEEQRMGVKRVEMAAEAGANVIVTACPFCMVNIEDAIKVAGKEGTMTVIDLAELTEQQMMRESQKTA from the coding sequence GTGGAAGGGACACAGTCAGTCACGCAGGTTGCATCCTGGTTGACCTCGGGAGGAATTCTCTACTTAGCAATCGACCTTCTCGGGCTGGCGTGCTTCTCCTACATTCTCTCGAAACGTCTCAGCCCGCTGCTGCGGAGCGAGCGCGATTTTCGTTTTGACCGGCCTCTCGCTCGAATGAGTAAGGTCCTGAAATTCTGGCTGGGGCAGTGGAAGCAGCCCCGTTACCTGCTGGCCGGTGTTCTGCATATCTTCCTCTTCGCGGGCTTCCTGATTCTGCTCGTGCACTCGTTCTCCCTGATCATGCTGGGCGTTTTCGAGAATTTCACAATGCCCGGCCTCTCGGGAAAGGCAGGGGAATTCTACAACCTGCTCACGGACTACGCGTCCACGCTCGTCTTCTTGTCGGCGGCAATCGCAGCGATTCGCCGAGCGGTGTTCAAGCCGGCGCGCTACGTGGTGCCCGCACAATACGGCAAAGATCACACGGCGGAAGCCGTCCTTATTCTTGGGTTGATTGCCGCCCTCATGGTGGCGGACAGTTTCTTCACGGCAAGTAAGGTTGTCGCGCAAGCCCAATTGGGTCCGGCCGCTGAATTTCTACCGGTCGTGTCGCTGCCGTGGATGTTCAGCAAGATTCTGTTCTCGCTCCCGCTAGCGACGCTACGGACCGTTTATCGCGGCGCGTACTTGGTCCATGAGTTGACGTTCTTTACCTTCCTCTGTTTCTTGCCGCTGGGAAAACACTTTCACGTCATCACTTCCTTTTTCAACGTGTACTTCGCGAAACTCGACCGGGGAACGCTGAAGCCGGTGAGGTGGGGCGTCGACGAGGCGCATCTCGATCAGGTGAAATCTTTCGGGGTGAAGACCTTCGAGGATTTCACCTGGAAGCACATTGTCGATTTCTATTCCTGCGCCGACTGCGGACGCTGCTCCGACAACTGCCCCGCGAACGCCGTGGGAAGACCGCTCTCCCCGCGGTTCCTCACCATCAAGGCCAGGGAATATGCGTTTCAGCACTTTCCTATCTTCGGACAAGCCGGCAACGGCACGCCGCTGATTGGCGGCATTTATTCCGAAGATGAAATCTGGTCCTGCACCACGTGTGGCGCCTGCGAGGAAGAATGTCCGTTGCTCGTCGAGTACATCGACAAGATCGTCGACCTGCGGCGGGGGATGATTGACGAAGGCAACGTGCCGCAGTCGCTGCAAAAGCCGCTCAAGGCATTGGAGAGTCGCGGTAATCCCTACGGCAAGATGGAAAAAAAAAGGCCCGACTGGGCAAAGACAAAAGAATTCCAGCCGACCTGCGATGTAAAACGTCTTGACGGCAAAAACGGCGCCGACACTCTGTATTTCGTCGACAGCATCACTTCCTACGACGACCGGACGCAGGCCATCGGACGGGCCACCGCGAAGATTCTGGATCAGCTTGGAGAAAATTTCGGCATCCTCGGCGCAGCGGAAAAAGACAGTGGGAATGAAGTCCGCCGCTTTGGCGAAGAGACGCTGTTCCTGGCCCTGCGAGACCACAATACCGAGGCCATTCAAGCTGCGGGCGTGAAGAGAATCGTTACCGCCGACCCACACGCTTACAACACCCTGAAGCACGACTACAAGGACATGCCCCCGGTCGAGCACATCAGCCAGGTGATCGCCAGCGAGGTGAAGGCGGGCAAGATCAAATTCAATCCGGTCGACAACGGCGGCAACGCCTACACCTACCACGATCCCTGTTATCTCGGACGGCACAACCAGATCTACGACGATCCGCGCAACGTGCTCGATGCGATCCCGGGTTTGAAAAGAGTGGAAATGGACCGGTCGCGAGACCGCTCGTTCTGCTGCGGAGGCGGTGGGCTGATGCTGTTCTACGAACCGAAAGAAGAACAGCGCATGGGCGTGAAGCGAGTCGAGATGGCGGCAGAGGCGGGGGCCAACGTGATCGTGACCGCTTGCCCATTCTGCATGGTGAACATCGAAGACGCGATCAAGGTCGCGGGCAAAGAAGGAACGATGACGGTCATCGACCTGGCCGAACTGACCGAGCAGCAGATGATGCGTGAAAGTCAGAAGACAGCGTGA
- a CDS encoding electron transfer flavoprotein subunit beta/FixA family protein: protein MEILVCVRRVPDTSENEIALNSAGNDIERDELVYSINEPDNYAVEEALQIAARDGGTVTVATVGAEDDEEVLRRQMAMGATHGVLLSDEAFGGSDGRAIATILKGLVLKGNYDLILTGVQAEDGGAQVGGMLAAMLDYPFASLVNAVEVLPGKKLKISREIEGGNKEMSEIDLPCVLSIQTGINEPRYVGMRGIRQVASIPIPTYGASELGIDATSVGEAGAKVKRMDYFLPVLGKGAEMLEGSREEIIDKLVELVAAKGGLK, encoded by the coding sequence GTGGAGATCCTGGTTTGCGTTCGACGAGTACCTGACACGTCGGAAAACGAGATCGCGCTCAACAGCGCGGGCAACGATATTGAGCGCGACGAACTCGTGTATTCGATCAATGAACCGGACAACTATGCAGTCGAAGAAGCTTTGCAAATCGCCGCTCGCGACGGGGGCACGGTCACGGTAGCAACCGTGGGAGCGGAAGACGACGAAGAGGTCCTGCGCCGCCAAATGGCGATGGGCGCAACCCACGGCGTGCTCCTCTCCGATGAGGCTTTCGGCGGATCGGATGGCCGGGCCATTGCCACCATCCTGAAAGGCCTTGTGCTCAAGGGCAACTACGACCTGATCCTGACGGGCGTGCAGGCCGAAGATGGCGGCGCACAAGTCGGCGGCATGCTGGCCGCGATGCTCGATTATCCGTTTGCCTCGCTGGTCAATGCCGTCGAAGTGTTGCCCGGCAAGAAGCTCAAGATCAGTCGCGAAATCGAAGGCGGAAACAAAGAGATGAGCGAGATCGACCTCCCGTGTGTGCTCTCGATTCAGACCGGCATCAACGAACCGCGTTACGTCGGCATGCGAGGGATACGGCAAGTCGCGTCGATACCGATCCCGACCTACGGTGCGTCCGAACTTGGGATCGACGCAACTTCGGTTGGCGAAGCGGGCGCAAAAGTAAAACGAATGGATTACTTCCTGCCCGTGCTCGGCAAGGGAGCCGAGATGCTTGAAGGCAGCCGGGAAGAAATTATCGACAAGCTGGTGGAACTGGTCGCGGCCAAAGG